From Selenomonas ruminantium AC2024, a single genomic window includes:
- the serC gene encoding 3-phosphoserine/phosphohydroxythreonine transaminase, whose protein sequence is MEANRVYNFNPGPATLPLSVLKEAQAEFLNFGDSGMSILEISHRAKPYAAVHAQAKADIKELMGLGDDYEVLFCQGGASQQFAMIPLNFASKDHPGSYVLSGSFASKAYKEAELLGVGEIAASSKDRDFKHIPIQEELKINPNAAYVHLCYNNTIYGTEYHYIPETNGVPLFADMSSDMLSRPLDFKKFDFIYAGVQKNLGPAGVVLVVAKKELLAKSPKTLPTMFRYSTFLEKDSLYNTPPAFCIYMVGKVAAWIKAEGGLEEMAKRNKKKAAVVYDAIDNSDGFYKGHADKDSRSFMNVTFRLPSEELEAKFVKEALAQGLSGVKGHRSVGGMRASIYNAMPYEGAEKLAQFMDNFRKENA, encoded by the coding sequence ATGGAAGCAAATCGCGTATATAACTTTAACCCCGGCCCGGCAACCCTGCCCCTGTCGGTACTCAAAGAAGCTCAGGCTGAATTTCTGAACTTCGGTGACAGCGGCATGTCCATTCTGGAAATCAGCCACCGTGCTAAGCCCTATGCTGCTGTGCACGCGCAGGCAAAAGCCGACATCAAGGAACTCATGGGCCTCGGTGATGATTACGAAGTCCTGTTCTGTCAGGGCGGTGCCAGCCAGCAGTTCGCCATGATTCCGCTGAACTTTGCAAGCAAAGACCATCCCGGCAGCTATGTCCTGTCCGGCAGTTTTGCCTCCAAGGCCTACAAAGAAGCGGAACTCTTAGGGGTAGGTGAAATCGCCGCTTCCAGCAAGGACCGCGACTTCAAGCACATTCCCATTCAGGAAGAACTCAAAATCAATCCGAATGCCGCCTATGTACATCTTTGTTACAACAACACCATTTACGGCACGGAATATCACTACATTCCCGAAACCAATGGCGTGCCCCTTTTCGCCGATATGTCCTCGGACATGCTCTCCCGCCCGCTCGATTTCAAGAAGTTTGACTTCATCTATGCCGGCGTGCAGAAGAACTTAGGCCCGGCTGGTGTCGTGCTCGTCGTTGCCAAAAAAGAACTGCTCGCCAAGAGCCCCAAGACTCTGCCGACCATGTTCCGCTACAGCACCTTCCTCGAAAAGGATTCCCTCTACAACACACCGCCTGCTTTCTGCATCTACATGGTCGGTAAAGTTGCCGCCTGGATTAAGGCTGAAGGCGGCCTTGAGGAAATGGCTAAACGCAACAAGAAGAAAGCCGCAGTAGTCTACGATGCCATCGACAATTCTGACGGCTTCTACAAAGGCCATGCCGACAAGGACAGCCGTTCCTTCATGAATGTCACCTTCCGCCTGCCCTCTGAAGAACTCGAAGCAAAATTCGTAAAAGAAGCTTTAGCGCAGGGCCTTAGTGGTGTCAAAGGCCACCGCAGCGTTGGCGGCATGCGTGCCTCCATCTACAACGCCATGCCGTATGAGGGTGCTGAAAAACTCGCCCAGTTCATGGATAATTTCCGCAAAGAAAACGCATAA